The stretch of DNA GATATATGAGCGGTATGGAATAGATCAAGGCATCATTTTCTATATTATTAACTTGTCAGGACAAAATATATATTGTTAATTAATAATAAATTTTCTTGACATATATATTTTTAATTTTGGAATTGTCTCAGTTTAAATAGAAGGAGTGGAATTTTGAGTCCTGAAAAATTAAAGAATTTTAGATTAGAGATGAATCTTACCAGAAAGAACCTGGCAGCTATGCTGGAAGTGAGTGAAGCAACAATTGTCCGCTGGGAAGATGAACATAAAGGGAAAGAGCCTTTGGAAATGAAGGAGAAAGACAGTTTGCTTTTGGAAACATTAGCCTGGCTACACGAAAAAGCAACTAAAACCAAAGAAATTAAAGAAGAGACGGTTATTTATGCCTTGATATTACTGTTATCGGGCAGTACAAAACACTTAAAGTATTTGGAAAAAAGATTTAAAAGCTGGGGGTCAATGTTATTATCATCATCTGTAGGAATGGCGATGATAGCCATGCCAGTAGCTACGTTTTCAAGCATTTTATTGCATTTATTGCGTGTAGTTGAGATTAAAAAATCAAAGACATTAGATCAGCATATTGAATTATACACCGAATATGGTAAAACATACGGGGTTAGAGCATTGCTCTGCATTGCAGGTAAAATGAAGTTGGAAGAACAAAGGAAAATATTTATT from Candidatus Stygibacter australis encodes:
- a CDS encoding helix-turn-helix transcriptional regulator, which encodes MSPEKLKNFRLEMNLTRKNLAAMLEVSEATIVRWEDEHKGKEPLEMKEKDSLLLETLAWLHEKATKTKEIKEETVIYALILLLSGSTKHLKYLEKRFKSWGSMLLSSSVGMAMIAMPVATFSSILLHLLRVVEIKKSKTLDQHIELYTEYGKTYGVRALLCIAGKMKLEEQRKIFIK